The Halomicronema hongdechloris C2206 genome includes a window with the following:
- the clpP gene encoding ATP-dependent Clp endopeptidase proteolytic subunit ClpP: MISSTDFHTVTSLSRVTSGRHSPHGVIPMVVEQSGRGERAFDIYSRLLRERIVFLGMPVTDEVADSIVAQLLFLDAEDPEKDIQFYINSPGGSVTAGMAIYDTMQQVRPDIVTICFGFAASMGAFLLCGGAAGKRLSLPSSRIMIHQPLGGIQGQAVDIDIQAKEILYYKRRLNELIAYHTGQPLERIETDTERDFYMSAAEAKAYQLIDDVIQRQDIPNGSAVTALK, encoded by the coding sequence ATGATTTCGTCAACGGATTTTCATACAGTGACGAGCTTGAGTCGAGTTACCTCAGGTCGTCATTCACCCCATGGGGTGATACCCATGGTAGTAGAGCAATCGGGGCGAGGAGAACGCGCCTTCGACATCTATTCTCGCCTGTTAAGGGAACGCATTGTCTTTCTAGGCATGCCTGTCACCGATGAAGTCGCGGATTCGATCGTGGCTCAATTGCTGTTCCTAGATGCCGAGGATCCGGAAAAAGATATTCAATTCTACATCAATTCTCCTGGAGGGTCCGTGACAGCGGGCATGGCTATCTACGACACCATGCAGCAGGTACGCCCTGATATTGTCACCATCTGCTTTGGCTTTGCTGCTAGCATGGGTGCCTTTCTCCTCTGTGGCGGAGCTGCAGGCAAGCGGCTATCATTGCCTAGCTCCCGTATCATGATCCATCAACCCCTGGGTGGCATTCAGGGGCAGGCTGTGGACATTGATATTCAGGCCAAAGAGATCTTGTACTATAAGCGGCGGTTGAATGAGCTGATTGCCTATCACACCGGACAACCGCTTGAGCGCATTGAAACCGATACCGAGCGCGACTTCTACATGTCGGCCGCAGAAGCGAAGGCCTATCAGTTAATTGATGACGTCATTCAGCGACAGGATATACCTAACGGTTCGGCCGTAACTGCACTCAAGTAA
- the tig gene encoding trigger factor yields the protein MKVTQEILPDSQVGLEIEVTPEMSKQTYDKVLQKYMRSVNIPGFRKGKVPRQVFLQRVGVGQFKAAVLEELVQEAVDEAIKQADIEAIGNYQLTSSFEQLVQQFEPGQALTIQASVDVPPRVSLDQYKGLTVQAEEVQYDAQRVEDTLEQYRLNQATLVPVEDRPAQMGDVAVIDFVGKVQGKDGELTEFPGGSAEDFEIEIQEGRFIEGFVQGIVGMAIDDTRDVEVTFPDEYPQEDLAGKAAIFTITLKDVKEKELPDLDDDFAQEISEFETLEELRNSLEERYRQEAEEKTQANKEKALLDEIVTHLQAEIPNTMIQREVDYLLTQSLMQLSRQGIDVNKLLTKDMVAGMRERTRPDAIEQLRTTLALGEVAKQESITIDENDIQARIDEMMEEVSDPEAIDHDRLRQVVEEELLQEKILAWLEEHSTVELVPEGTLADNDNGADDIDPTEELAAPESEETTEATVAAANATIEATAEVVTENSEASDGQA from the coding sequence ATGAAAGTTACCCAGGAAATACTGCCCGATAGCCAGGTTGGCCTAGAAATCGAGGTCACTCCAGAAATGTCAAAGCAGACCTACGATAAGGTGCTGCAGAAATACATGAGATCGGTCAATATTCCTGGCTTCCGCAAGGGTAAAGTGCCGCGGCAGGTTTTCTTGCAACGAGTAGGGGTTGGCCAGTTCAAAGCTGCTGTTCTAGAAGAACTGGTGCAAGAGGCTGTCGATGAAGCCATCAAGCAAGCAGATATTGAGGCCATCGGCAATTATCAACTCACGTCCTCCTTCGAGCAGCTGGTTCAACAATTCGAGCCTGGCCAAGCTTTGACCATCCAAGCTTCTGTAGATGTGCCTCCCCGCGTGTCCTTAGACCAATATAAGGGCTTAACGGTTCAGGCAGAGGAAGTACAGTATGATGCCCAGCGAGTTGAAGATACATTAGAACAATATCGACTCAACCAAGCCACCCTAGTTCCCGTTGAAGATCGTCCCGCTCAAATGGGGGACGTCGCTGTCATTGACTTTGTCGGTAAGGTGCAGGGAAAAGATGGTGAACTCACTGAATTCCCTGGAGGTAGTGCTGAAGACTTTGAAATCGAAATTCAAGAAGGGCGCTTTATTGAAGGCTTTGTTCAAGGCATTGTCGGCATGGCGATCGATGACACCCGAGATGTCGAGGTAACCTTCCCCGACGAGTATCCCCAAGAAGACTTGGCTGGCAAGGCAGCAATCTTCACCATTACCCTGAAAGATGTGAAGGAGAAGGAACTGCCCGACCTTGATGATGACTTTGCCCAGGAAATCAGCGAATTCGAAACCCTGGAAGAGTTACGGAATTCCCTGGAGGAGCGATATCGGCAAGAAGCCGAGGAAAAGACTCAGGCCAACAAGGAGAAGGCACTACTCGATGAAATAGTTACCCATCTCCAGGCTGAGATTCCCAATACCATGATTCAACGGGAAGTCGATTACTTACTGACCCAGAGCTTAATGCAGCTGAGCCGCCAGGGAATTGACGTAAATAAGCTCCTGACTAAGGATATGGTGGCTGGGATGCGGGAACGCACCCGACCCGACGCTATCGAGCAGCTGCGAACTACCCTGGCCCTGGGAGAAGTTGCCAAACAGGAATCCATCACCATCGATGAGAATGATATTCAGGCCCGCATCGATGAAATGATGGAGGAAGTCAGTGATCCTGAGGCTATTGATCACGATCGGCTACGGCAAGTGGTAGAAGAGGAACTGCTGCAGGAGAAGATCTTGGCCTGGCTGGAAGAGCACTCCACGGTTGAACTCGTGCCGGAGGGAACCCTAGCTGACAATGACAATGGCGCTGATGACATAGATCCCACTGAGGAGCTAGCAGCGCCTGAGTCAGAAGAAACTACTGAAGCTACCGTGGCGGCAGCTAATGCCACGATCGAGGCCACCGCCGAGGTAGTTACAGAAAATTCGGAGGCATCAGATGGCCAAGCTTAA
- a CDS encoding aspartate-semialdehyde dehydrogenase: protein MAQAYRVAILGATGAVGTELLSLLEQRNFPVADLRLLASERSAGVSRTFGGKSLTVEALGPHSFDGVDLVLASAGATISRQWAPRAVEAGAVVVDNSSAFRMDPQVPLVVPEVNPNAAATHAGVIANPNCTTILMALAVWPLHQVQPVQRLVVATYQSASGAGARAMEEVKQQAAAILADQLPPTEAFPYPLAFNLFPHNSPVNEQGYCQEEMKMVNETRKIFAAPDLRISATCVRVPVLRAHSEAINLEFSTPFAPKRARELLGQFPGVRLVEDWQANHFPMPIEASGQDDVLVGRIRQDLSHANGLELWLCGDQIRKGAALNAVQIAELLVAKQWLGVPTPV from the coding sequence TTGGCTCAGGCTTATCGTGTCGCTATTTTGGGGGCCACTGGTGCCGTTGGCACAGAGTTGCTTAGCTTACTAGAGCAGCGCAATTTCCCTGTAGCTGATTTGAGATTATTAGCCTCTGAGCGCTCTGCAGGTGTCAGTCGTACCTTTGGGGGGAAATCACTGACCGTTGAAGCGTTAGGCCCGCACTCCTTCGACGGAGTCGATCTAGTCCTGGCATCAGCAGGGGCTACTATCTCACGGCAGTGGGCACCTAGGGCGGTGGAGGCAGGTGCCGTGGTAGTTGATAATTCTAGTGCCTTTCGTATGGATCCCCAGGTGCCCTTGGTGGTACCTGAGGTAAATCCGAATGCGGCGGCAACCCACGCTGGCGTTATCGCCAACCCCAATTGCACTACTATCCTAATGGCTTTGGCTGTGTGGCCACTGCATCAAGTGCAACCGGTGCAGCGGCTAGTGGTGGCAACGTATCAGTCTGCCAGTGGGGCAGGAGCCAGAGCCATGGAGGAGGTAAAACAGCAGGCTGCAGCCATATTGGCCGACCAACTTCCTCCGACTGAGGCGTTTCCCTATCCCCTAGCCTTCAATTTGTTTCCTCACAACTCTCCTGTGAATGAGCAGGGATACTGCCAAGAGGAGATGAAAATGGTCAACGAGACGCGCAAGATTTTTGCTGCCCCGGATCTACGAATTTCGGCGACCTGCGTGCGAGTACCTGTGTTGAGAGCTCACTCCGAGGCGATTAATTTAGAATTTTCGACTCCCTTTGCCCCTAAGCGTGCCCGAGAATTGTTGGGACAGTTTCCAGGCGTCAGGCTCGTGGAAGATTGGCAAGCCAACCATTTCCCTATGCCCATAGAGGCTAGTGGCCAAGATGATGTGTTGGTGGGTCGCATCCGTCAGGATCTCTCCCATGCCAATGGGTTAGAACTTTGGCTGTGTGGTGATCAGATTCGTAAGGGTGCTGCCCTCAACGCCGTTCAGATTGCTGAGTTGTTGGTGGCTAAGCAATGGCTTGGAGTCCCAACACCGGTTTGA
- the dapA gene encoding 4-hydroxy-tetrahydrodipicolinate synthase gives MTVFGRILTAMVTPFTAEGAVSYSTAEALASHLVAHGSDALVVCGTTGESPTLTWDEEYQLFRAVQQAVAGKAMVIAGTGSNSTHEAIEATRKAAALGLDGSLQVVPYYNKPPQEGLYRHFCAIAQAVPDLPLMLYNIPGRTSCNLAVDTVARLAEIPNIVAIKEASGSLDHVSQIRRSTPEAFALYSGDDSLTLPLLAVGGSGVVSVASHLVGDQLQQMVQAFTAGQIKGATQIHLQLLPLFRVLFATTNPIPVKAALAIQGWQVGTVRSPLSPPTKEIEQAIKAVLDELAHQSEIS, from the coding sequence GTGACAGTTTTTGGGCGGATACTAACGGCAATGGTGACGCCATTTACGGCAGAAGGTGCGGTTAGTTATTCGACTGCTGAAGCGTTGGCTTCCCATTTGGTTGCCCATGGCAGCGACGCATTGGTAGTTTGTGGCACCACTGGTGAGTCGCCAACGCTGACATGGGATGAAGAATATCAGTTGTTTAGGGCAGTGCAGCAGGCAGTGGCTGGCAAGGCTATGGTGATTGCGGGCACTGGCTCTAATTCTACCCATGAAGCTATTGAGGCAACCCGCAAGGCAGCGGCATTGGGGCTAGACGGCTCTCTGCAGGTGGTACCCTATTACAATAAGCCTCCTCAAGAGGGGTTGTATCGGCATTTTTGTGCGATCGCACAAGCCGTCCCAGACCTGCCCTTGATGCTGTATAACATTCCTGGCCGCACTAGCTGTAACCTGGCAGTGGACACAGTAGCTCGACTGGCAGAGATTCCCAATATTGTCGCAATTAAGGAAGCCAGTGGTAGTCTAGATCATGTTAGTCAGATTCGACGCTCCACTCCAGAAGCATTTGCCCTGTATTCAGGGGATGATTCGTTAACCTTACCGTTACTGGCTGTCGGTGGCAGCGGCGTGGTGAGTGTAGCTAGTCACCTGGTAGGTGATCAGCTACAGCAAATGGTTCAAGCATTCACGGCAGGACAGATCAAGGGTGCTACCCAGATTCATCTGCAGCTTCTGCCTCTCTTTAGAGTTCTGTTTGCTACGACGAATCCCATTCCTGTGAAAGCAGCCTTGGCAATACAGGGATGGCAGGTTGGAACGGTCCGCTCACCCTTGAGCCCTCCGACCAAGGAGATAGAGCAGGCCATTAAGGCGGTATTAGATGAGCTGGCGCATCAATCCGAGATCTCGTAG
- a CDS encoding ribonuclease J — protein sequence MNQSQSNPALKVIPLGGLHEIGKNTCVFEINDEIMLLDAGLAFPTDGMHGVNIVLPDVTYLRENRHKIKGMIVTHGHEDHIGGIPFHLKQFDIPVIYGPRLAMALLEGKLEEAGVSDRTELRTVRPREIVRVGKSFLVEYIRNTHSIADSFTVAIHTPVGIVVHSGDFKVDHTPVDGEYFDFQKLAEYGERGVLCLISDSTNAEVPGHTPSERSVYPNLARIFSQASGRLLVTTFASSVHRVNMILDLAQQQERSVFVVGRSMLNVIAHARNLGYIKCEDKLFQPLRNLNQCPDDKTLILTTGSQGEPMAALTRIANGSHRQIKIRQGDTVVFSANPIPGNTIAVVNTIDKLMMQGATVIYGKDKGIHVSGHGAQEDQKLMLALTRPRFFLPVHGEHRMLVRHAETARSMGIPAENMVIIQNGDVVEVSQSSIQVGSQVPSGIELVDSARQGVGRDTLRERQQLAEDGLVTVAAVITESGRLMTPPAVYLRGVAKPIDQTRLQRDVQSRIEAVLQTRWSEMMCDRTQAGGPVDWQALQGALETDLRRMLRKQLAKTDPLVVVMVHPISLRSQVSDSTPVAAASAS from the coding sequence ATGAATCAATCCCAATCGAATCCCGCGTTGAAAGTAATTCCCCTAGGGGGATTGCACGAAATTGGTAAGAACACCTGCGTGTTCGAGATCAATGACGAAATCATGCTCTTGGATGCGGGATTGGCATTTCCGACGGATGGCATGCATGGGGTTAACATTGTGCTGCCCGACGTTACCTATCTGCGTGAAAACCGTCACAAGATCAAAGGTATGATTGTCACCCATGGTCATGAGGATCACATCGGTGGCATTCCCTTTCACTTGAAGCAGTTCGATATTCCCGTTATCTATGGTCCTCGCCTGGCAATGGCCCTACTGGAGGGCAAGCTAGAAGAGGCAGGCGTGTCGGATCGCACCGAACTGCGTACCGTTCGTCCCCGTGAAATCGTGCGGGTGGGTAAATCCTTTTTAGTGGAGTATATTCGCAATACCCACTCCATTGCCGATAGCTTCACAGTTGCCATTCATACCCCTGTGGGCATCGTGGTCCACAGTGGCGACTTTAAAGTAGACCACACTCCTGTGGATGGTGAGTATTTCGATTTCCAAAAATTGGCTGAATATGGTGAACGAGGGGTACTCTGCCTCATCAGTGATTCCACCAATGCCGAGGTGCCAGGTCATACCCCTTCCGAACGATCTGTGTATCCGAACTTGGCTCGTATCTTTAGCCAGGCGTCAGGGCGTCTCTTGGTAACGACCTTTGCCTCCTCAGTTCACCGAGTCAATATGATTCTGGATTTGGCTCAGCAACAGGAGCGCTCAGTCTTTGTCGTGGGGCGCTCGATGTTGAATGTCATTGCCCACGCTCGCAATCTAGGGTACATCAAGTGCGAGGATAAGCTGTTCCAGCCCCTGCGTAATCTGAACCAGTGCCCCGACGACAAGACTTTGATTTTAACAACGGGATCCCAGGGAGAGCCCATGGCGGCGTTGACTCGCATTGCCAATGGCTCTCACCGACAGATCAAGATTCGCCAGGGAGATACTGTTGTCTTCTCGGCCAATCCAATTCCAGGCAATACCATCGCCGTGGTTAACACCATCGACAAACTGATGATGCAGGGGGCGACGGTCATCTATGGCAAAGATAAAGGTATTCACGTCTCTGGCCACGGTGCCCAAGAAGATCAAAAACTGATGTTGGCGCTGACTCGACCTCGGTTTTTCTTGCCGGTTCATGGAGAACACCGGATGCTTGTACGCCATGCCGAAACGGCTCGAAGTATGGGCATTCCGGCTGAGAACATGGTCATTATTCAAAATGGCGATGTGGTAGAAGTGTCTCAGTCCAGTATCCAAGTGGGCAGTCAGGTGCCCTCCGGCATTGAGTTGGTTGACTCAGCTCGTCAGGGGGTTGGCCGTGATACTTTACGGGAGCGGCAACAGCTGGCGGAAGATGGACTGGTGACCGTCGCCGCTGTGATCACAGAGTCCGGGAGACTGATGACTCCACCGGCAGTGTATCTCCGGGGTGTTGCTAAGCCTATCGATCAAACCCGCCTACAGCGAGACGTGCAGTCGCGAATCGAGGCTGTATTACAAACCCGTTGGTCAGAGATGATGTGCGATCGCACCCAAGCCGGTGGGCCGGTCGATTGGCAGGCTCTGCAAGGTGCCCTCGAAACCGATCTACGGCGCATGCTACGCAAGCAACTGGCTAAGACGGATCCACTGGTGGTGGTCATGGTGCACCCAATCTCTCTACGCTCCCAAGTCTCAGACTCTACACCAGTAGCGGCTGCATCTGCCTCTTGA
- a CDS encoding Rne/Rng family ribonuclease, giving the protein MPKQIVIAEQHRIAAVFSEDQIQELIVATGTHQVGDIYVGTVENVLPGIDAAFINIGDSERNGFMHVSDLGPLRLKRAAGSITELVTPQQKVLVQIMKEPTGNKGPRLTGNITLPGRYLVLMPFGRGVNLSRRIRNDSERNRLRALAILVKPAGMGLLVRTEAEGVAEEAIIEDLETLQKQWETIQQEALSTRPPSLLNRDDDFVQRVLRDVYSADVNRIVTDIGGAAKRVKHHLANWNGGRMPPGVLVDQHRERVPLLEYFRVNAAIREALKPRVDLPSGGYIIIEPTEALTVIDVNSGSFTRSATSRETVLWTNCEAATEIARQLRLRNIAGVIIVDFIDMDSRRDQLQVLEQFNKELRADKARPQIAQLSELGLVELTRKRQGQNLYELFGRPCATCGGLGHLIHLPDQPGDGVDSLVDTPIPTATTAVKAQPTLKEARSEESDPLQDLQELDLVNHPNYQERSSSKPNRRRRRRDPMPSRSNGKVDSGRDPDASGQSSSPDATDDDKEKEKEKATPNRSRSRGNGRSDKRGEAPQVISVEMTPDEQRIYAMMGISPVVLANEPVKDPRNTVVSVVMPGESTTGTQAGPTTAEASSPAATPEEAEATATVGQENAVAVGGSSSATEVAQDKADKGETASTEGDSKNTVRRRRRRRSSSTQEEATSASS; this is encoded by the coding sequence ATGCCGAAGCAAATAGTGATTGCTGAGCAGCATCGGATCGCTGCTGTTTTCTCAGAAGATCAGATTCAAGAGCTCATCGTTGCAACTGGCACCCACCAAGTTGGCGATATCTATGTGGGAACCGTCGAGAACGTGTTACCTGGTATTGACGCCGCTTTCATCAATATTGGTGATAGCGAGCGCAACGGGTTTATGCACGTTTCAGACCTGGGGCCGCTGCGCTTAAAGCGGGCGGCGGGATCCATCACCGAGTTGGTGACCCCTCAACAGAAGGTGTTGGTCCAGATCATGAAGGAGCCCACCGGAAACAAAGGACCCCGGCTCACGGGAAACATTACCCTACCCGGTCGATATCTGGTGCTAATGCCCTTTGGTCGTGGGGTAAATCTGTCACGGCGAATCCGCAATGATAGCGAGCGCAATCGATTGCGAGCCCTAGCCATTTTAGTCAAACCTGCCGGTATGGGCTTGCTGGTGCGCACTGAGGCAGAAGGGGTTGCCGAGGAAGCCATCATCGAGGATCTAGAGACGCTGCAAAAGCAATGGGAAACCATTCAGCAAGAGGCCCTCTCGACTCGTCCGCCGTCCCTACTGAACCGTGACGACGATTTTGTGCAACGGGTGTTAAGGGACGTTTACAGTGCCGATGTCAATCGCATTGTTACTGATATAGGCGGTGCCGCCAAGCGGGTAAAACATCACCTAGCCAATTGGAATGGCGGGCGTATGCCCCCTGGAGTCTTGGTTGATCAGCACCGTGAGCGCGTGCCCTTGTTGGAATATTTCAGGGTAAATGCGGCTATCCGCGAAGCGCTGAAACCGCGAGTCGATCTGCCGTCAGGTGGCTACATCATTATCGAGCCTACCGAGGCGCTGACGGTCATTGATGTGAACTCTGGGTCATTTACCCGCTCTGCGACGTCTCGGGAAACCGTGCTATGGACAAATTGTGAAGCCGCTACGGAGATCGCTCGGCAGCTGCGTCTTCGTAACATTGCTGGGGTGATCATCGTCGATTTTATCGACATGGATTCTCGCCGTGATCAGTTGCAAGTGTTGGAGCAGTTTAATAAGGAGCTTCGGGCGGATAAGGCCCGACCGCAGATCGCTCAACTGTCAGAATTGGGATTGGTGGAGTTGACCCGTAAACGGCAGGGCCAAAACCTCTACGAACTCTTCGGCCGTCCCTGTGCTACCTGTGGTGGATTAGGTCATCTGATTCATTTACCTGACCAGCCAGGAGATGGGGTCGATAGTTTGGTTGACACGCCTATACCGACGGCGACAACGGCGGTGAAAGCTCAGCCAACGTTGAAAGAGGCTCGCAGTGAGGAGTCAGACCCTCTTCAGGATCTGCAGGAACTCGACCTAGTTAATCATCCAAATTACCAAGAGCGCAGTAGTAGTAAGCCAAATCGACGGCGACGGCGACGGGATCCCATGCCTAGTCGCAGTAACGGTAAAGTAGACAGTGGCCGTGATCCGGATGCATCGGGGCAAAGTAGTTCCCCGGATGCCACCGACGATGACAAGGAGAAAGAGAAGGAAAAGGCGACTCCGAATCGCAGCCGCTCCCGGGGCAATGGCCGCTCCGATAAGCGGGGTGAGGCACCTCAGGTGATTTCCGTGGAAATGACCCCAGATGAGCAGCGTATCTATGCCATGATGGGAATTTCGCCCGTCGTCCTCGCCAATGAGCCAGTTAAAGACCCGCGCAACACCGTAGTTTCAGTGGTGATGCCAGGGGAAAGCACGACAGGAACCCAGGCGGGGCCAACCACTGCTGAAGCGTCCTCTCCAGCGGCGACACCTGAGGAGGCTGAGGCTACTGCTACCGTGGGTCAGGAGAATGCTGTAGCGGTAGGGGGGAGTAGCTCTGCCACTGAAGTGGCTCAGGACAAAGCCGATAAGGGGGAGACTGCCTCCACTGAGGGGGACAGTAAGAATACGGTGCGCCGCCGCCGCCGCCGCCGCTCATCGTCGACCCAGGAAGAGGCGACGTCGGCTAGTAGTTAG
- a CDS encoding ribonuclease HII, with translation MTGSSARVLEAALERIAGVDEVGRGALFGPVVAAAVVLGDEAVQQLTAAGVRDSKQLRPAHRVKLAQHIRHLAWDCQVGMASVHEIDRLNILQASLLAMERAIRRLSPRPTLCLIDGKYLVPQLDIPQQAVIKGDQHHCAIASASIIAKVWRDTLIMRLDQHYPGYDLTANKGYGSAKHRQALSQLGRSRQHRQSFRY, from the coding sequence ATGACGGGATCCTCTGCTAGGGTTTTGGAGGCGGCATTGGAACGAATTGCTGGTGTCGACGAGGTAGGTCGAGGAGCCCTCTTCGGTCCGGTAGTGGCAGCAGCGGTAGTACTCGGAGATGAGGCGGTACAGCAGCTGACGGCAGCGGGGGTGCGCGATAGCAAGCAATTGCGTCCAGCCCATCGGGTTAAACTGGCTCAGCACATTCGCCATCTGGCCTGGGATTGTCAGGTGGGTATGGCATCGGTGCATGAGATTGATCGCCTCAACATCCTGCAGGCATCGCTATTGGCAATGGAACGAGCAATTCGACGATTGTCTCCCCGTCCAACTCTATGCCTGATCGATGGCAAATATTTAGTACCCCAGCTAGATATTCCCCAACAGGCTGTGATTAAGGGCGATCAGCATCATTGTGCGATCGCATCGGCCAGTATCATCGCCAAAGTCTGGCGAGATACCCTGATTATGCGGCTTGACCAGCACTATCCTGGCTATGATCTCACGGCGAATAAAGGCTATGGCAGTGCCAAACATCGACAAGCCTTGAGTCAGTTAGGACGGTCTCGACAACATCGCCAGTCATTTCGTTACTGA
- a CDS encoding M15 family metallopeptidase — MTYRTLPSLEAHGVLDLTTPLPHSPWSDLVSWSEAPSITINGWAARAVIALLSLAGGGGPGPEAAQLPVTSALHSVTTEALYQVPALLQRYGHRAYGDANPQDLAVIASYSTPRAQRFERLKPPAALALFKLIDAARRDGVWIVPVSGFRDQERQAMLFQRRLEQTGTATAAAKTVAPPGYSEHHTGYAVDLADGLARAQDISPRFETTQAFRWLQRHGREYGFELSFPPNNPQGIAYEPWHWRFIGSAEAAYLFRQQRAKPSQ; from the coding sequence ATGACTTATCGCACTCTCCCTAGCCTTGAAGCCCATGGCGTCTTGGACCTCACTACGCCCCTACCTCATAGCCCTTGGTCAGACCTTGTCTCGTGGTCTGAAGCGCCGAGCATTACGATTAATGGCTGGGCTGCTAGGGCAGTCATTGCCCTATTGAGCCTGGCTGGGGGAGGGGGGCCTGGGCCAGAGGCAGCCCAATTGCCAGTGACCTCGGCCCTACACAGCGTTACCACCGAGGCCCTCTATCAGGTACCCGCGCTGCTGCAGCGCTATGGCCATCGAGCCTATGGGGACGCCAATCCCCAGGACCTAGCCGTGATCGCCAGTTACTCAACCCCTCGGGCACAACGATTCGAACGGTTAAAGCCCCCGGCAGCTCTGGCGCTGTTTAAGCTAATCGATGCGGCCCGCCGAGACGGGGTGTGGATCGTGCCGGTATCTGGATTTCGAGACCAGGAACGGCAAGCCATGCTGTTTCAGCGCCGGCTAGAGCAGACGGGAACCGCCACTGCTGCTGCCAAGACTGTGGCGCCCCCTGGCTATAGTGAGCATCACACAGGCTACGCCGTTGATTTGGCGGACGGTCTAGCCCGGGCCCAGGATATTAGCCCTCGATTTGAAACCACCCAAGCATTTCGATGGCTGCAACGCCATGGCCGAGAGTATGGCTTCGAGCTATCGTTTCCCCCTAATAATCCCCAGGGGATTGCCTATGAGCCCTGGCACTGGCGCTTTATCGGCTCCGCCGAAGCCGCCTACCTGTTTCGGCAGCAGAGAGCCAAGCCATCTCAGTAA